The region GGGTCCAGTTTGTCCTTGTAAGGTCGACCAACCCTGACTGGCCATTTATGCATCATCTGCAATTTAACTGGGCCTTTAGGAGTTTCAACTTCTGCGATGTCATCTATCACAGTGTACTGGCCTTCACCTACGATACTTTTAAGGGTACCGCTGACTCTTGGAGGTACCATTATTTTCTGGACTACTGCAGAGGTTTCCTGCACTTCACCCAGGATGTCTCCACCTTTAACTTCACTGCCTGCAGTGGCAGTTGGTTTAAAGGTCCATTTTTTATCTTTAGGTAGTGAGGGTACATCCACACCCCTTTCAATGTAATCTCCCACAGCAAGTTTAATGGTTTCCAGCGGTCTCTGTATACCGTCAAATATGGAACCTATAATTCCTGGCCCTAATTCCACGGATAATGCTCCACCTGTACTTTCCACTACTTCTCCGGGTTTCATACCGGCTGTTTCTTCATAAACCTGGATGGTGGCGGTGTCGCCTTCAAGTTCGATGATTTCACCAATTAGCTTATCATCACCTACTTTTACCATCTCATGCATCTGGGTCCCTCTCATACCGTCTGCAGTTATAACAGGACCCGCTATCTTTATTATCTTTCCTTCGAGAGTCATTCTACCATCTCAACCCCGATTACTCGTTTTATAAGCTCCCTGATTGGGTCTGATTCCCGATCTACTGAGCCTTTTTTATCTGGAATTTCAATTATCATAGGCAGTGCACTTTCACTGCTTATCTTATCTATCATTTCTCTGAAATTGTCGCCTATTTTTTCAGTGGTTATAATAATGGAGTACTCCTTGGCCAGTTCTTTCAGCTTAACTCCTGCTTCATCCATGTTGCTGACTGGAAATCCATCTTTAATACCTCCCAGCATGAAACCGGTGACTGTGTCAGGATCTGCCATTACTGCTATTTTTGAACTCATACTAACATCTCCTTAATCATAGCAGGGGTGTATCCTTCTTCGCGTTTACCTCGGACAATGATTTTCAGGTTTTTAATTTCCTTTTCTTTCCTGCTTAAAAAGCCAATCATAGGTCCGATTCCAAATTGATTCTTTAAAGATATCTTTTTGGCGGTTTCAACCACGTTGTTATCCAGAGCAGTTTCAAATGCTCCAATGGAACCTGTTTCGTTGTAGGTGGCCATGGCTTCTGCTAATATTGGGGCGTAGTCTGTTCCTTCCAGGCCACTTAATACACCTGCAACATCGTCTGCTTCCATTAGATCTTTCAATTTCCATTCCCGTATCTGGTAACCATCGCTGATCATGTAGGGTTCGATATCTTCGAATTTTAATCCATCCACTTTAGCCCTTAAGATGATTTTGAGGTTGGTTCCATCTACCATGTTTCCTATGTATGTTTTGAGGTATGATGTGTTATCATCTTCAGGGGTGGTTACGGTTCGAAGAAGGTTTTCCAGGAGATATTTGTCCAGGGAAGCTTCCAGTGGTAACAACATTCCTGTTTCCTGGTAAGTGGGAATGGCATCTTCAAGTATAGGTGTGTATTCTGTTCCTTCCAGAGCGCTTAACACTTCATTAATATCCTCAGCGTCTACAAGTGCGTCCAGTTTGTCGGCAAGTTCACCGAATGGAACCACCAGATCTAGGGTTTCTTCCTGGCTTAACCCTGCCTTTTTAGCGATTATTATGCTTTTTATGTTTTTGATGTCCCACTTTTTCAGGAGAAACTTAAAAGCGTCTCTGCTGTTTTCAGGGGTTATCCTGGCTACTAAATCGTAGTTTTCAGCAAGCTGGGTGTCCAGAGCCTTTTCCAGGGGGTACTGATCAATGTATTTTGCGTAATCTGGGAATCCTCGGAGGTAATTTTTAACTTCTTCAATGTTAGCAGCCTCAATAATTTCTTGAAACTGTTTTTCATTGAATATCCTTCCTATTCTGGCCCTCACACGTGCATTGGGATAAGTGTATGGGAACATGCTCAGAACGGGCTTGATGGTTGATATAACTACAATTACTCCGAAAACGGCTATTATAAGAACCATAACCGCTAGAAACGCCTCAATAGAGGGGAATCCCAGTCCAGTGACTAATGAAGTAATGTCCTCTGCCATATGAAATCTCCCCTATTATTTGAACAGTATCCCTGCAACTTCAGATCTTAGAGATTTTTTGAATCTTAACATCCTTGCTTCGATGGTATTGTTAACCTCTATTTCACCATTTTTGGTTTTTAAAACTGCTCCGCCAATGGTGTTGATGTTCTCGCCCATCTCCAGTTTAGTGGGGGTACCTGTTTGGTCGCTGATTTTTTTTTCAATAGTAGGTAGGTTACCTTTTATTTTGGCCACATCGCTTTTTTTAACGATTACCACAAGGTCACCTCCTCCTATTTCAGTACCAGCTTCTGTGATTACTTTTTCAAGAGATGCTTTGTATTCAGTTGCATCTGAAGAAGCTATTTCTCTGAGCTTTTCTTCAGCTTTACTGAAAGCTTCTTCTATTACTTCTTCTCGAGCCTCAAGTCCCATTCTCCTGGAGTTCATCTTAGCTTCTGAGATAATCTGCTGATACCTCATTTTGGCCTGTTTTTCGGCGTTTTCTAAGATTTTCTCCTTTTCAGCTGCTGCTTGTGCTTTGCCTTCAGAGAGAATGGATTCATTTTCCTTTTCAGCTTCCGCTAATATGGATTCTGCTTTTATCTGGGCATCAGACATTATACTTGAGACTATCTTATCTGTCCCGGCGCTCATCTCGATCATCCCAGAATTCCGCCGAATACCATGAGGAGTATAGCAATCAGGAAACCGTAAATAGCCTGGGTCTCTGAGAGAGCGGTGAATATAATACCTCTGGCGAACATGTCTTCGTTTTCAACTACTGCTCCTACTGCTGAGGATGCGGTGATACCCTGACCCATACCAGAACCAAGACCTGCGAATCCTATTGCTGCACCTGCACCTATGGCTACTAGACCTAAGGAAGGTGACAATGCTTTATTGGCCATAATTGTGAAAACCATAAGCAGAATAGCAATCAGAAATCCGTAGATAGCCTGAGTTTCGGGCAGTGCTGTGAAGATGATACCTCTGGCGAACATGTCTTCATCTTCTGCCACAGCACCCACACTTCCTGCTGCTGCTATTCCCTGACCTAAACCTGATCCTAATCCTGCAAAACCGACTGCCATACCTGCGCCGATGCATGCTAATGCTGTTCCTAAAGCGACTTCTACCATATTATTTTCCTCCTATTTCAGTAAACTTTCTTTTGGCACGGAAAGCCTTGAATTTCTGACTTCCCCCTATGTAAAACTGAGCGAAAAACTCAACATAATGCAAACGCAGTGAATTTATAAAGGCACCCAGGGTCTGGAAGGCACCGTTTGCAATCTGCCCTCCAATAAAGACTATTGGTGCAATTATTATTCCAATCACCGGGATCATTTCAGCACAAATTCCAGCTAATATGTTAACTGTCATTGCGATCCCACCTGTGGAAAGACATAATGCCAGGAGCCTGGCGTATGATAAGACGTTTCCCAGGAAACCTGACAGGTCCATAATTCCGAAAAATCCATTGAAGTAAACTAGCATGATTAAGCTTAGAATAAAGATGCCTATTCCAGAGTACAAAAGTATTCCGAATCCTAAGAGATATCCTACTGCCAGTAATATTATGCCTGCTTCCAGAACAAACCACACTATTTGAGCTCCTAATGCTTCCTTAACATCCCCTCGGACTATGTTGTTGTAGGCTCCAAATATCAAACCCATGTTGATGTGGAGTATACCTACAAGCAAAGCGATTATGAGAATGTTTTCAGGGTGCACGAAGGAGTTTATAGATGGAATGGTGGTTGGAATTGCTGCACTTGCATTTCCCCAAATAAATCGGGGTATTAAGTCTCCTATGAAACTGTTAGTGACTAATCCCAGGATTACAGCCCATACTCCACAGGCAACCATGATCAGACCAAGGTTGGCCATGGTTTTACTGTTTCGTCCCAGTCCCCTGAATATGATGTAACCTATGAGAGCATCAGCTATACCGTAACCAGCTTCTGTTAAACAGAAACCGAAGAAAAAGGGGAATATGATGGCCATCATGATTGTGGGATCAATCTCCCTATAGTCTGGGGGAGAATACATGTGCACAAACATTTCATATGGTTTGGCGAATCTGGGGTTATCAAGTTGAATGGGAATGTTGTCTTTTTCCACATCAGGGTCAGTTACATCCACTATGGAATGACCTTCAGTTGATGTGTCAATGGTTAAAAGAGCCTTTTTGAGTTTTTTCTCAGGGACCCATCCTTCAAACATGACTGTTTTTTCAGTTTCACCAAAGGAAGAAAACACTTCATTGCGTTGTTTTTCTATCTCTAACTCTTCTTTAAGAGCTCTGAGTTTCTCGAACCATTCAGCAGATATGTCTGCCAGATCGTTTAAGACAGATTCCTTTTCACGGGCTACAGATTCCAGTTCAGATTCTGATTTCTGGATTATCTCATTGGGTTTACCAGAGAGACCGGAAAATTCGAATCTTTCAAATTCCATTTTACGTAACTGACTTAGAATGTCATCCTCATTTTTTTGCAGTGTTACTATAACCAGGGTTTTAAATCCTTTTAATTTACTTTCCTGGTCAAAAACAACAATTTCATCATTATAATCCTTTAGATTTCCAATGAAATCATCATAGGATTCTGTGGATATTTTTCCAGAAATGAAAGAGACGTAATCTGATTCTTCTAGAAGACCAAGGTCAACATCAAAATTGGAAAGATTTTCTGCAACTTTAACTGCATTTTCAAGTTCAGTTTTCCTGGAATCTAAGCGGTTGATCTTTTCTTCTTTGGGTTTTGTCTGGGCTTCAACTTCTCCCAGAATTTTTTCTGCTTTCTGGATAAGTTCCTGAACACTCAGGGCTTCTACTTCTACTTTCAGAATGGGTGGGGGGTTTATGAAACCCTTCACCAGGGGTAAAATTCCCTTCTCCTTTCGGGCCACTGTTTTTAGAAAATCAGCAGTTCCTGAGGTTTTCATTAAAAGGGAAGAAATTTTACCGGTAAAAGGAGAGGCGCTGGATGGTTTCAGGATCTGTCCCCATTCCGCGTCTTGTTGTATGCGCTCGGATATATCTTCAATCTGGACCAGTGCTGCTTCGTGAAGTGAATTCACTGCTGAATCAGCGTACTTGTCCAGGGTGATTATCCTGAGCTTTTTCATCCTTGCCGGTTTGAACATTGTTCTCACACTATAATATGCTTTTTACAATGACTTCAGCAGCCTCATCAACCATACCGGTAGCTTCATTTTTAGTAATCTCTACTTTCTCTTTGGTTTGATTGTTTATTTGATATGCTTCCTTTTTGGCGTTAGTTTCGGCTTCAAAAGTGATCTTTTCTGCATCACTGTTGGCCTCTTCCTTGGCCTTTTCTATGGTTTCTTTTGATTTAGATTTGGCTTCTTGGATCATTTCAGAAGACTTGGCTTCTGTGTCCTCTATTAATTTATTGGCATCACTTTCAGCCTTTTTTATCGTTGTTATAGCTTCTGACATTGTTGTCATTTAAATCACCCTAATATGACCATGATAAACCGAATTCTATTAAGGCTTATATTTATCTTTTACTATTTAATTTTCGAAGTAAAAAAAGAGCATAAGAACTTATTTAGATGTATTAAGTTCATTTCTATCAGAATGAATATTTCTACATTCTAATCCATCGAAATAGATATCTTCAACATCAACAAACTTTCTAAAGGGACTTTCAACAGATTTTTCCTCATATATATGAGAAACAAGTGCTGGGACTCTTCCTATGATGAATATACCAGTTCCATGTTTCCAGTCAAATCCCATATCAGATAATATCCCTGCATTAGCACCATCAATATTCATGTGTATACCCTTCATTTCCAGGAGTAGATTTTCTATATAAACAGTTAATTCTGTGTGAATTCCAAAACATCCATATTTTTTAGCTGTTTTAATAAGTTTACCTGGTCTGGGGTCTTTATCATGGAAGCGGTGTCCAAATCCAGGTATTTTTTTACCCTTTTTTAGGAAATCTTCAACCACAATCATGGCCGAGTTTTTCAGATCGTGACTGGAAGCAGGAGGCCCTTCAGAATTAATACCTTCCTTGATTACTCTTTGTAGAATATGCATGGTACGTTCCAGGGCACCGGCATGGTATTTTCCAAAGGAAGATATCCCTCCAGAAACACAGGTGTTCATATTGGCGCCGGTGGATGCCATAATCCTGGCAACCTGGGTGCTGGGGGGAGTTACTCCATGATCACAGAAAGAGACTAAAACTGATTCTAACATTTTTGCCTGTTTTTCATGGGGGAGCTCTCCTTTTAGAAGCAAATA is a window of Methanobacterium sp. Maddingley MBC34 DNA encoding:
- a CDS encoding archaeal/vacuolar-type H+-ATPase subunit F (PFAM: ATP synthase (F/14-kDa) subunit) translates to MSSKIAVMADPDTVTGFMLGGIKDGFPVSNMDEAGVKLKELAKEYSIIITTEKIGDNFREMIDKISSESALPMIIEIPDKKGSVDRESDPIRELIKRVIGVEMVE
- a CDS encoding ATP synthase A1, C subunit (PFAM: ATP synthase (C/AC39) subunit~TIGRFAM: ATP synthase A1, C subunit) — protein: MAEDITSLVTGLGFPSIEAFLAVMVLIIAVFGVIVVISTIKPVLSMFPYTYPNARVRARIGRIFNEKQFQEIIEAANIEEVKNYLRGFPDYAKYIDQYPLEKALDTQLAENYDLVARITPENSRDAFKFLLKKWDIKNIKSIIIAKKAGLSQEETLDLVVPFGELADKLDALVDAEDINEVLSALEGTEYTPILEDAIPTYQETGMLLPLEASLDKYLLENLLRTVTTPEDDNTSYLKTYIGNMVDGTNLKIILRAKVDGLKFEDIEPYMISDGYQIREWKLKDLMEADDVAGVLSGLEGTDYAPILAEAMATYNETGSIGAFETALDNNVVETAKKISLKNQFGIGPMIGFLSRKEKEIKNLKIIVRGKREEGYTPAMIKEMLV
- a CDS encoding archaeal/vacuolar-type H+-ATPase subunit E (PFAM: ATP synthase (E/31 kDa) subunit) translates to MIEMSAGTDKIVSSIMSDAQIKAESILAEAEKENESILSEGKAQAAAEKEKILENAEKQAKMRYQQIISEAKMNSRRMGLEAREEVIEEAFSKAEEKLREIASSDATEYKASLEKVITEAGTEIGGGDLVVIVKKSDVAKIKGNLPTIEKKISDQTGTPTKLEMGENINTIGGAVLKTKNGEIEVNNTIEARMLRFKKSLRSEVAGILFK
- a CDS encoding ATP synthase subunit C (PFAM: ATP synthase subunit C); its protein translation is MVEVALGTALACIGAGMAVGFAGLGSGLGQGIAAAGSVGAVAEDEDMFARGIIFTALPETQAIYGFLIAILLMVFTIMANKALSPSLGLVAIGAGAAIGFAGLGSGMGQGITASSAVGAVVENEDMFARGIIFTALSETQAIYGFLIAILLMVFGGILG
- a CDS encoding archaeal/vacuolar-type H+-ATPase subunit I (PFAM: V-type ATPase 116kDa subunit family), with the translated sequence MKKLRIITLDKYADSAVNSLHEAALVQIEDISERIQQDAEWGQILKPSSASPFTGKISSLLMKTSGTADFLKTVARKEKGILPLVKGFINPPPILKVEVEALSVQELIQKAEKILGEVEAQTKPKEEKINRLDSRKTELENAVKVAENLSNFDVDLGLLEESDYVSFISGKISTESYDDFIGNLKDYNDEIVVFDQESKLKGFKTLVIVTLQKNEDDILSQLRKMEFERFEFSGLSGKPNEIIQKSESELESVAREKESVLNDLADISAEWFEKLRALKEELEIEKQRNEVFSSFGETEKTVMFEGWVPEKKLKKALLTIDTSTEGHSIVDVTDPDVEKDNIPIQLDNPRFAKPYEMFVHMYSPPDYREIDPTIMMAIIFPFFFGFCLTEAGYGIADALIGYIIFRGLGRNSKTMANLGLIMVACGVWAVILGLVTNSFIGDLIPRFIWGNASAAIPTTIPSINSFVHPENILIIALLVGILHINMGLIFGAYNNIVRGDVKEALGAQIVWFVLEAGIILLAVGYLLGFGILLYSGIGIFILSLIMLVYFNGFFGIMDLSGFLGNVLSYARLLALCLSTGGIAMTVNILAGICAEMIPVIGIIIAPIVFIGGQIANGAFQTLGAFINSLRLHYVEFFAQFYIGGSQKFKAFRAKRKFTEIGGK
- a CDS encoding hypothetical protein (TIGRFAM: ATP synthase archaeal, H subunit), whose protein sequence is MTTMSEAITTIKKAESDANKLIEDTEAKSSEMIQEAKSKSKETIEKAKEEANSDAEKITFEAETNAKKEAYQINNQTKEKVEITKNEATGMVDEAAEVIVKSIL
- a CDS encoding citrate synthase (PFAM: Citrate synthase): MAIGRETVENLLKLTKPKWRTSITKVEPNRIITRGYPQEDLIGNISFPEMVYLLLKGELPHEKQAKMLESVLVSFCDHGVTPPSTQVARIMASTGANMNTCVSGGISSFGKYHAGALERTMHILQRVIKEGINSEGPPASSHDLKNSAMIVVEDFLKKGKKIPGFGHRFHDKDPRPGKLIKTAKKYGCFGIHTELTVYIENLLLEMKGIHMNIDGANAGILSDMGFDWKHGTGIFIIGRVPALVSHIYEEKSVESPFRKFVDVEDIYFDGLECRNIHSDRNELNTSK